A window from Pangasianodon hypophthalmus isolate fPanHyp1 chromosome 4, fPanHyp1.pri, whole genome shotgun sequence encodes these proteins:
- the txn gene encoding thioredoxin: MVVLIESLDEFMAALKNAGDKLVVVDFTASWCGPCQKIGPIFKTLSENPEYKDVVFLKVDVDEAQDVASHCAISCMPTFHFYKKEQKIHSFSGASQETLEQKLNELK, encoded by the exons ATGGTTGTACTTATCGAGAGTTTG GATGAGTTCATGGCAGCCCTGAAAAATGCAGGGGACAAATTAGTGGTAGTGGACTTCACAGCCTCCTGGTGCGGCCCCTGCCAAAAGATTGGCCCCATCTTTAAA acTCTGTCAGAAAACCCAGAGTATAAGGATGTGGTTTTTCTGAAGGTAGATGTGGACGAAGCACAG GATGTAGCCAGTCACTGTGCTATCAGCTGCATGCCAACTTTCCACTTCTACAAGAAAGAGCAAAAG ATTCATTCCTTTTCTGGGGCCAGCCAAGAAACACTGGAACAGAAGCTCAATGAACTTAAAtga
- the svep1 gene encoding sushi, von Willebrand factor type A, EGF and pentraxin domain-containing protein 1 isoform X5, producing MVTLPLGSSVQCAVRKATDWRAKPNSPACQTHSGAALPLEVRCSPIVTLEQVRLSPPACGKRAMRSGAVCRFSCRRGYRLLGNPEVRCLLTGDWSNNIHKVTCADAEPPWIQCPENIVTQTNKHQGSSNVTLSAPVLRDNSGDEVVVQVTPILNPAQPFPIGTEVITYTATDPAGNKANCSFTVTVIDMEPPLIDRCRSPPTVQATDMETPVYWDEPQFSDNSGAQLNISSTHSSGDTFPVGETAVYYTATDPSGNNRTCELIITVQGSTCEQPYVPVNANFSCSKEEKGVNCTLVCKEGYSLTQNAVHSYFCPNNGRWEPSRAPDRPDCSQNRIANNGFKPFEMLFKASRCDDPDLLKSFTGDFTNILGDIVPKICSGDEINCKLEVMMQGQCLEYNYDYPNGFAIGPGGWSSNGQDYAYFDSGFSPDHQHSPLQQDGVFHHTSHLRGKRHREIRGPTRDQKIQIYFNITASIPLPLSRNDSVEVANQKRLLRTLELLTNRLKRTLSKQPLSTFHVSSEMIVADPKSLESKKASLYCRPGSVLKGRMCVQCPVGTYFSVDYAECESCRRGSYQDEEGQTECKLCPDGFSTPYLHSRSLSECRAQCKPGSSSFSGLETCESCPLGQYQPGFGSRSCVSCPPKTSTVIRGAVDQSECGVPCSAGHFSRTGLVPCYPCPRDYYQPEEGRSYCLSCPFYGTTTVTGARTIQQCSTFGSSFLPKEESVTTAPERPVIRDYQASSQMFHECFLNPCQNQGTCEEVGVGYVCTCLPGFTGAKCESDINECDSAPCQNGGLCRDRVGGFQCQCKPGFVGSLCEVDVNECSSSPCLNEGVCVDEVNRFSCSCADGFTGPRCELEIDECESRPCQNGGVCKDLEAGYSCSCSQGFTGESCEVNIDECYTAPCLNGGTCVDAVNDFRCDCVSGFSGKLCQLDVDECESNPCLNGATCKDDVGSYNCRCPPGFNGTRCETEMSSSFNLEFEVSGIHGYVMMDGMMPALTQITCTFWMRSSDTVNYGTPVSYAVDGGSDNAFLLIDYNGWVLYVNGKERITDCPAVNDGRWHHIGVTWRSTDGDWRIYIDGSPSDGGKGLSMGSTIPGGGALVLGQDQDQRGEGFNPVESFVGSLSQLNIWDYVLSPQQIRSLASTCPSDLQRGNVFAWPDFLHGITGRVKTSPKSMFCADCPLLQDTVPNLRSSSPAVKPGSQVKFSCNPGYYLVGEPVQKCLNKGAWSHAQPRCERVNCGTPPALLHGQYHGEDFTAGSSVLYQCKPGFYLLGESKMQCGNNGKWSGNLPACLDMDECALGSDCDENASCLNTDGSYICTCIYPFTGDGRSCTALSCSPPTVPKYGLLEGTNFTYRSKVTFSCEKGYILQGPTEIQCQSDLKWNRVPPSCQPVTCSEPPAVDYADFSLNEKVYLSTVTYTCIKGYRLQGQGELQCEASGKWTSPAPACARVNCGEPPPLKDAVVKGDNFTLGSQVHYICKEGYTLLGTESQECLPSGEWSREFSQCVPRSCGPPPPVDHAHPDTGHKLFGDTAIYFCDDGYTAGNNTKLFCNAEGIWAPPDGHSIPYCIATFCQRPPNLPHAILDSIYKPKYSSNTEVSYKCEEGFMLNTTATVKCLMGGEWLPSPTDIGCVPIRCSKPENIERGYVSGTNYNFGAVIAYSCDKGYYIRGEKRRTCMANGEWGGVLPTCQPISCSSPPHLINGYIQDSTRKANYVYNSKVTYTCNAGYRLIGKADRICMANKQWSNLDPPICKLLTCPQPPDILHGHYRGSIFEVGSKVEYVCDEGYELNGDAVWTCLKYGKWDKTKTPHCSPVQCVEPPLEENHLVLRSLDSNSGTVELSCEDGYVLHGAKILRCTPSQEWNDSFPVCKQVSCGPPPEVSFGDPSSASTYFGSVVTYSCMAGFTLRKEASVSCQADGHWSTPHPECIPVECPHPEEISNGIVDVQGLMYLSTALYSCKPGYDLVGNSTVICGQNGLWIGGVPACHPVECPPPKDIPNGFAKFSQLLFSRSVTYTCQRGYRLEGPETLTCLENGKWDKEVPSCQQIYCLPPKPIDNGFVEGRDHKFGVTIFYSCFPGFLLVGQSHLTCEEHGWSSSVPTCSPADCGLPPHIDFGDYFKIQDPSAELTGDKPADTPSPADTSFLHGTMVEYRCHAGYEMSGRVALLCQEDGIWNGTAPKCVPAKCDTPPDPEHGSATVTDTVLGRLVEYSCDEGYELDGPTVQQCISGHQWSNEPPQCVPVNCGDPGGIANGEVIGSYFHFKGVIQYECHAGFVLQGLETRTCQMDGKWDGKAPWCKAVSCGRPVVSSDVLIKGDDYTFGKRVLFSCHSGFILHGTHTSVCLPNGTWSENAPKCFPANCGQPPIIQNGHVTGTNYGYNGKVRYECNVGYTLVGNPTLVCGGDGLWDDPPPRCDIVTCDPPEDISHGFLNGSSFNFEDVVEYVCFPGYETVGSPILCCAADGTWLGKVPECRPCICNPPVLKFGAVLGRDHTCGASVWFRCDEGYTILGPTESVCDKGGLWSPGVPICSRGRCPTPPPAVPNAVVLGGTVVPDGVTYGCRQGYRLRGNPYLSCGRLGRWEVPSLHCDPVSCGEPPPVPNAEIVGSEFTYGNKAKYRCKEGYKLVTQTDTVNCQSDGTWSKHSVRCKPIPCSLPTNLTHVVVTGSQLTPVGGIVTISCMPGFYLEGAALSECELFGRWSPSFSSNSCVPVICEKPLPILHGNIKGDNYNYGDMIVYTCLPGFELQGHDVQICQGDRTWSGSPPECVAASCGPPPIVENAISVPTGESYQSNVTYICNAGMNLIGPQNLTCQADGTWSSPAPTCEASKGCERPEGLLNGKIQEQSLVSWKALEFFCNKGYSLQGESLVVCMGNGSWSSPFPICTPQSCPPPPGLTGNNVNTTLFLVGQTVPVNCPKGQQVKGRHGQGTAIITCRSDQTWTPIRAVCERVSCGPPLHMANGVVRGAVFQLGDVAVYSCFVGYIMEGTGRSMCLENGTWTPPPSCRAVCWLQCQNGGVCQRPNICSCPEGWMGRLCEEPICILPCLNGGRCVAPYQCECPRGWTGTRCHAAVCSSPCQNGGRCIRPNRCRCSQGWGGPDCSRKRKPGYFHF from the exons GTTGTTGTCCAGGTTACACCCATTCTTAACCCTGCCCAGCCTTTCCCGATTGGCACAGAAGTCATCACGTACACAGCTACTGATCCTGCTGGGAACAAGGCCAACTGCTCCTTCACTGTCACTGTTATCG ATATGGAGCCTCCGTTGATTGACAGGTGCCGGTCTCCACCCACCGTCCAGGCCACAGACATGGAGACGCCGGTCTACTGGGACGAGCCACAGTTTTCAGACAATTCAG GTGCTCAGCTGAACATCTCCAGCACCCACTCTTCTGGTGATACATTTCCTGTTGGAGAGACTGCAGTGTATTACACCGCCACAGACCCATCTGGCAACAACCGCACTTGTGAGCTCATCATCACAGTGCAAG GTTCCACATGTGAGCAGCCGTATGTGCCTGTCAATGCAAATTTCTCCTGCTCTAAGGAAGAGAAGGGAGTGAATTGCACTCTGGTTTGCAAAGAGGGTTACAGTCttacccagaatgcagtgcacaGCTATTTCTGCCCCAATAATGGCCGATGGGAACCATCACGAGCTCCAGACAGACCAGACTGCTCCC aGAACAGAATAGCCAATAATGGCTTCAAGCCATTTGAGATGCTATTCAAAGCATCACGCTGTGATGATCCAGACCTGCTAAAGTCCTTCACTGGAGATTTCACTAATATTCTAGGAGATATA GTTCCTAAAATCTGCAGTGGAGATGAAATCAACTGTAAACTGGAAGTGATGATGCAGGGACAGTGTCTGGAGTACAACTATGATTATCCAAATGGATTTGCCATTG gtCCAGGAGGGTGGAGCAGTAACGGTCAGGACTACGCTTACTTTGATAGTGGTTTTTCTCCAGATCATCAGCACAGCCCCCTCCAGCAGGATGGTGTGTTCCACCATACTTCCCACTTGAGGGGTAAACGTCATCGTGAGATCAGAGGGCCCACACGTGACCAGAAGATCCAGATATACTTTAATATCACAG CAAGCATCCCACTGCCCCTGTCAAGGAATGACTCAGTGGAAGTAGCCAATCAAAAGCGACTCTTGCGGACACTGGAGTTATTGACTAATCGGCTGAAGAGGACTCTGAGCAAACAGCCACTGAGTACTTTTCATGTATCATCTGAGATGATCGTTGCTGACCCTAAGTCTCTGGAAAGTAAGAAGGCCTCTCTGTACTGCCGCCCAGGATCTGTGCTGAAGGGTCGCATGTGCG TGCAGTGTCCAGTGGGGACGTATTTCTCGGTGGACTATGCTGAGTGTGAGAGCTGCAGGAGAGGTTCGTATCAGGACGAAGAAGGCCAGACAGAGTGTAAACTGTGTCCAGATGGATTCTCCACCCCTTACCTTCACTCCCGCAGCCTGTCCGAGTGCAGAG CACAATGTAAGCCTGGCAGCTCATCATTCAGCGGGCTGGAGACATGTGAGTCGTGCCCACTGGGTCAGTACCAGCCTGGTTTTGGCTCACGTTCATGTGTGTCCTGCCCTCCGAAAACCTCCACCGTCATCCGAGGAGCCGTGGACCAGAGCGAGTGCGGAG TTCCATGCTCTGCAGGTCATTTCTCCCGTACCGGACTGGTCCCATGTTACCCCTGTCCTCGTGACTACTATCAGCCTGAGGAAGGACGATCCTACTGCCTCTCCTGCCCCTTCTATGGCACCACCACCGTCACAGGAGCCAGAACCATCCAACAGTGCTCCA CATTTGGCTCTAGTTTCTTGCCTAAGGAGGAAAGTGTAACTACCGCTCCAGAACGTCCTGTGATAAGAGACTATCAGGCCAGCAGTCAG ATGTTCCATGAGTGCTTCCTCAACCCATGTCAGAACCAGGGCACGTGTGAAGAGGTGGGAGTGGGTTATGTGTGCACATGTCTCCCAGGGTTCACAG GAGCAAAATGTGAGAGTGACATTAACGAGTGCGACTCTGCTCCGTGTCAGAACGGCGGTCTGTGCAGAGACAGAGTGGGAGGTTTCCAGTGCCAGTGCAAGCCTGGCTTTGTGG gatCACTGTGTGAAGTTGACGTAAATGAGTGCAGCTCTTCTCCGTGTCTgaatgagggagtgtgtgtggacgagGTGAATCGGTTCAGCTGCAGCTGCGCAGATGGATTCACAG GACCTCGTTGTGAACTGGAGATAGATGAGTGCGAGTCCAGGCCTTGCCAAAATGGAGGAGTGTGTAAGGACCTGGAAGCTGGATATTCCTGCTCATGCAGTCAGGGTTTCACTGGAGAGAGCTGTGAAGTAAATATTGACGAGTGCTACACCGCCCCCTGTCTGAATGGAGGAACATGTGTGGATGCTGTCAATGACTTCAG gtgtgattgtgtgagtgGGTTCAGTGGGAAACTGTGCCAGCTTGATGTGGATGAGTGTGAGTCTAACCCATGTTTGAATGGTGCCACTTGCAAGGATGACGTTGGGAGCTACAACTGCCGATGCCCTCCTGGGTTCAACGGAACCAGGTGTGAGACAG AAATGTCTTCCTCCTTCAACCTGGAGTTTGAGGTGTCTGGTATTCATGGTTATGTGATGATGGATGGGATGATGCCAGCGCTCACTCAGATCACCTGCACATTCTGGATGAGATCATCGGACACAGTCAACTACGGAACTCCAGTCTCATATGCCGTGGATGGGGGCAGTGACAACGCCTTTCTCCTCATAGATTACAACGG TTGGGTGCTGTATGTGAACGGGAAAGAAAGGATCACAGACTGTCCAGCGGTGAATGACGGCCGGTGGCACCACATTGGTGTGACATGGAGGAGTACAGATGGTGACTGGAGGATTTATATCGATGGAAGCCCTTCTGATGGTGGGAAGGGTCTGTCCATGGGTAGCACCATACCAG GAGGTGGTGCTCTGGTGCTGGGACAGGATCAGGATCAGAGAGGCGAGGGCTTCAATCCAGTTGAGTCCTTTGTTGGTTCTCTCAGCCAGCTCAATATCTGGGATTATGTCCTCTCACCACAGCAG ATTAGGTCTCTGGCCAGCACTTGTCCTAGTGACCTACAGAGAGGGAACGTGTTTGCCTGGCCTGACTTCCTACATGGTATCACAGGTCGAGTCAAAACCAGCCCTAAGAGCATGTTCTGTGCTG ATTGCCCCCTGCTGCAAGATACTGTACCCAACTTGCGCTCCTCCAGTCCAGCTGTGAAGCCAGGCTCTCAAGTGAAATTCTCCTGCAATCCTGGATATTACCTGGTGGGGGAGCCAGTACAAAAGTGTCTGAACAAAGGAGCATGGAGCCATGCACAGCCTCGCTGTGAAC GCGTGAACTGTGGCACACCTCCTGCTCTGCTGCATGGTCAGTATCATGGGGAGGATTTCACTGCTGGGAGTTCAGTGCTGTACCAGTGCAAGCCTGGCTTCTACCTGCTCGGTGAGAGCAAAATGCAGTGCGGCAACAACGGTAAATGGTCCGGAAACCTGCCTGCATGTCTGG ATATGGATGAGTGTGCCTTGGGCTCTGACTGTGATGAGAATGCCAGCTGCCTGAACACTGATGGCTCATACATCTGTACCTGCATTTACCCCTTCACCGGGGATGGGAGGAGCTGCACAG CACTGTCATGTAGTCCACCTACAGTTCCAAAGTATGGACTCTTGGAGGGAACAAACTTCACATACAGAAGCAAGGTGACTTTCAG ctgTGAGAAAGGTTATATCCTCCAAGGGCCAACAGAGATACAGTGTCAATCTGACCTGAAGTGGAATAGAGTTCCACCTAGCTGTCAACCTGTGACCTGCAGCGAGCCTCCTGCTGTGGACTACGCAGACTTCAGTCTCAACGAAAAAGTTTACTTGTCAACTGTGACATACACCTGCATTAAAGGATACAG ATTGCAGGGCCAAGGGGAGCTGCAGTGTGAAGCTTCTGGAAAATGGACCTCCCCTGCTCCTGCCTGTGCCAGAGTGAACTGTGGGGAACCACCTCCCTTAAAGGATGCAGTTGTCAAAGGAGACAATTTCACTCTGGGCAGTCAGGTGCACTACATCTGCAAAGAAGG ATACACACTACTTGGTACTGAATCCCAGGAGTGCCTACCAAGTGGTGAATGGAGCCGCGAATTTTCCCAGTGTGTGCCCCGTTCATGTGGACCACCACCACCTGTTGACCATGCACATCCTGACACTGGACACAAACTGTTTGGCGACACTGCTATCTACTTTTGTGATGATGGCTACACCGCTGGCAACAACACCAAGTTGTTCTGCAATGCAGAGGGCATTTGGGCACCACCTGACGGACACAGTATCCCGTACTGCATTGCCACCTTCTGCCAACGCCCACCTAATCTACCTCATGCTATTCTAGACTCCATTTATAAGCCCAAATATTCTAGTAACACAGAGGTCAGCTACAAATGTGAGGAAGGCTTTATGCTCAATACCACAGCAACTGTGAAATGCTTAATGGGAGGAGAGTGGTTACCTTCACCTACAGATATTGGCTGTGTGCCCATCAGATGCTCCAAGCCAGAGAATATTGAGAGGGGTTATGTCAGTGGGACCAACTACAATTTTGGAGCTGTGATTGCATATAGCTGTGATAAGGGCTACTACATCCGAGGGGAGAAAAGAAGGACTTGTATGGCTAATGGAGAGTGGGGTGGAGTCTTACCAACTTGCCAACCTATTAGTTGCTCTAGCCCACCTCATCTGATTAATGGCTACATTCAG GACTCCACAAGGAAAGCCAACTATGTATACAATAGTAAGGTGACATATACTTGCAATGCAGGTTATCGCCTCATAGGGAAGGCTGACCGTATATGCATGGCCAACAAGCAATGGTCCAACCTTGATCCCCCCATTTGTAAGCTTTTAACCTGTCCACAACCTCCAGATATCTTGCATGGGCACTACCGTGGCTCCATATTTGAAGTGGGAAGTAAAGTGGAATATGTCTGTGATGAGGGTTATGAACTCAATGGAGATGCAGTATGGACCTGTTTAAAATATGGGAAGTGGGACAAGACCAAAACTCCTCATTGCTCTCCAGTTCAATGTGTGGAGCCACCTTTAGAGGAGAACCATCTAGTATTACGAAGCTTGGATTCAAACTCAGGAACTGTGGAGCTTTCCTGTGAGGATGGTTATGTACTTCATGGAGCAAAAATTCTTCGATGTACCCCATCACAAGAATGGAATGATTCTTTTCCTGTCTGCAAGCAGGTGTCTTGTGGTCCACCACCAGAGGTTTCCTTTGGTGATCCATCATCAGCATCCACCTATTTTGGCAGTGTAGTTACCTACTCCTGCATGGCTGGTTTTACCCTTCGAAAAGAAGCTTCTGTTAGTTGTCAGGCAGATGGACACTGGAGCACCCCACATCCAGAATGCATTCCTGTGGAGTGCCCACATCCTGAGGAAATATCAAATGGTATAGTAGATGTGCAGGGACTTATGTATCTTAGCACTGCACTGTACAGCTGCAAGCCTGGATATGACCTAGTGGGCAATTCAACTGTGATATGTGGTCAGAATGGCCTCTGGATTGGAGGAGTACCTGCTTGTCATCCCGTTGAATGTCCTCCGCCCAAAGACATCCCGAATGGCTTTGCCAAGTTCTCACAACTTCTGTTTAGCAGGTCTGTTACTTACACCTGTCAGCGAGGATATAGGCTAGAAGGTCCAGAGACTCTTACCTGCCTGGAAAATGGTAAATGGGACAAGGAGGTTCCATCTTGCCAACAAATCTACTGCTTGCCTCCCAAACCAATTGACAATGGCTTTGTTGAAGGTCGGGATCATAAGTTTGGTGTGACTATCTTCTATAGCTGCTTCCCAGGCTTCTTGCTTGTGGGGCAGAGCCACCTTACCTGTGAGGAACATGGTTGGTCAAGTTCAGTCCCCACTTGCTCTCCAGCAGACTGTGGCCTTCCTCCACACATTGACTTtggtgattattttaaaattcaagaTCCATCTGCTGAGTTGACTGGTGACAAACCAGCAGACACCCCTTCACCAGCAGACACTAGCTTCTTGCATGGAACCATGGTAGAGTATCGCTGCCATGCAGGCTATGAAATGAGTGGTAGAGTTGCTTTGTTGTGCCAAGAGGATGGCATATGGAATGGGACAGCTCCTAAGTGTGTACCTGCTAAGTGTGATACACCCCCTGATCCTGAACATGGATCAGCAACAGTAACAGATACTGTACTGGGAAGATTAGTGGAGTACAGCTGTGATGAAGGGTATGAGCTGGATGGCCCAACAGTACAACAGTGTATCTCTGGACATCAGTGGAGTAATGAACCACCCCAGTGTGTTCCTGTCAACTGTGGTGACCCAGGGGGCATTGCTAATGGTGAAGTGATAGGAAGTTATTTTCACTTCAAAGGAGTGATACAATATGAGTGCCATGCTGGATTTGTCCTACAAGGTTTAGAAACTAGGACTTGCCAAATGGATGGTAAATGGGATGGCAAAGCACCATGGTGTAAAGCTGTGTCTTGTGGACGTCCTGTGGTCTCAAGTGATGTGTTAATTAAAGGAGATGATTATACATTTGGCAAGCGTGTACTCTTTAGCTGCCACAGTGGGTTTATACTGCACGGGACACACACTAGTGTTTGCCTTCCTAATGGTACTTGGAGTGAAAATGCCCCTAAGTGCTTCCCAGCTAACTGTGGTCAACCCCCTATCATTCAGAATGGCCATGTCACAGGAACAAATTATGGTTATAATGGCAAAGTGAGATATGAGTGTAATGTGGGTTATACATTGGTAGGAAACCCCACACTCGTTTGTGGAGGTGATGGATTATGGGATGACCCTCCACCAAGATGTGATATAGTCACGTGTGACCCACCTGAGGACATTAGTCATGGCTTTCTAAATGGCTCAAGTTTTAATTTTGAGGATGTGGTGGAATATGTTTGTTTCCCTGGTTATGAGACAGTTGGCAGTCCAATTCTGTGTTGTGCAGCAGATGGCACCTGGCTTGGGAAAGTGCCAGAATGTCGGCCCTGTATATGCAACCCACCAGTACTGAAGTTTGGTGCCGTGCTTGGTCGGGATCACACCTGTGGGGCCAGTGTGTGGTTCCGTTGTGATGAGGGCTATACAATTCTTGGGCCCACTGAGTCTGTGTGTGACAAGGGTGGATTATGGAGTCCAGGGGTACCCATTTGTAGCAGGGGCAGATGTCCTACGCCTCCTCCTGCAGTACCCAATGCTGTTGTGCTGGGTGGTACAGTTGTACCTGATGGAGTCACCTATGGATGCAGACAAGGATACCGTTTACGTGGCAACCCATATCTCTCCTGTGGAAGGTTGGGTAGGTGGGAAGTGCCTAGTCTACACTGTGATCCTGTGTCTTGTGGAGAGCCCCCTCCAGTTCCAAATGCAGAGATTGTGGGATCTGAGTTTACCTATGGCAACAAGGCTAAGTACAG GTGTAAAGAGGGGTACAAGCTGGttacacaaacagacacagtcAACTGTCAAAGTGATGGCACTTGGTCCAAACATAGTGTGAGGTGTAAGCCAATACCATGCAGCCTTCCCACCAACCTAACCCATGTTGTGGTCACAGGTAGCCAGCTCACACCCGTAGGAGGCATTGTTACAATATCCTGCATGCCAGGATTTTATCTTGAGGGGGCAGCACTATCAGAATGTGAG CTTTTTGGCAGATGGTCTCCATCATTCTCCTCCAATTCATGTGTGCCTGTCATCTGTGAAAAGCCCCTCCCCATTCTCCATGGTAATATTAAAGGGGACAACTACAATTATGGGGACATGATTGTGTACACCTGTTTGCCAGGGTTTGAACTACAG GGTCATGATGTTCAGATCTGTCAGGGAGACAGAACCTGGAGTGGCAGTCCACCTGAGTGTGTTG CAGCTTCATGTGGTCCTCCACCCATTGTCGAGAATGCCATTTCTGTGCCAACCGGGGAGTCATACCAGAGTAATGTAACCTATATTTGTAATGCTGGGATGAACCTGATTGGCCCACAGAACCTCACATGTCAGGCTGATGGAACATGGAGCTCACCTGCACCAACATGTGAGG CCTCCAAAGGCTGTGAAAGGCCTGAAGGATTATTAAATGGGAAGATTCAGGAACAGAGCCTGGTCAGCTGGAAAGCTCTTGAGTTTTTCTGCAATAAGGGCTACAGTTTACAGGGGGAGTCCCTTGTTGTCTGCATGGGAAATGGGTCTTGGAGCTCACCTTTTCCCATATGTACAC CCCAGTCATGCCCTCCGCCTCCTGGATTAACAGGGAACAACGTCAACACCACATTATTCCTGGTGGGTCAGACAGTGCCAGTCAACTGTCCCAAAGGTCAGCAGGTCAAAGGGCGTCACGGCCAAGGCACTGCCATCATAACCTGCAGGAGTGACCAGACCTGGACTCCAATCAGGGCAGTTTGTGAGA GGGTGTCCTGCGGCCCTCCTCTCCACATGGCTAATGGAGTGGTCCGTGGGGCCGTGTTCCAGCTTGGTGATGTGGCAGTGTACTCGTGCTTCGTGGGCTACATCATGGAAGGCACTGGCAGGAGTATGTGCTTGGAGAATGGCACATGGACTCCACCCCCTTCCTGTAGAG CTGTGTGTTGGCTACAGTGTCAGAATGGAGGTGTGTGCCAGAGGCCAAATATATGCTCCTGTCCAGAGGGCTGGATGGGTCGCCTCTGTGAGGAAC CAATCTGCATCCTGCCATGTCTAAATGGCGGACGCTGTGTTGCTCCATACCAGTGCGAGTGTCCAAGAGGGTGGACTGGCACGCGATGCCACgctg CGGTGTGTTCATCGCCCTGTCAGAATGGAGGCAGGTGTATCAGGCCTAACAGGTGCCGCTGCAGTCAAGGCTGGGGTGGCCCTGATTGCTCCAg GAAAAGAAAACCaggatattttcatttttaa